The genomic stretch AGGGGGCTGGTTACAGGCTGTATTTTGTAAATAAAAACAGCCAATTGATTATAATTTTATGCGGCGGCGACAAGTCCACGCAACAAAAAGATATAGAAAAAGCAAAACAAATAATAAGGGAGATTTAATTATGGCAAAAATAACACTTCATGATTGGGACGCTTCTAAATATTTAAAATCTGAGGAGGATATAAAATATTATCTTGAGGCTGTATTCAACGACGGCACGGCTGAAGAAATCGCCGAGGCGATAGGGAACGTTGCTAGGGCAAGGCGGGTTATGGGCAAAATCGCCAAACACGCAAAAGTAAATTTCACCAGCCTTTACAGATCGCTTTCCCGAGATGGAACACCTTATTTTCGGACGATAAATCATGCCGTGCACTCTTTGGGTTTTCGGCTTTCTGTAACGCCGGCATAGGGTTTCTTGCTTATATTGCCACACAGATTTATAATCCACGCATAAATTTGACGAGGTGTCGCATGTCCAATATTCCGGCGGAGTTTAAATATACAGCCGAGCACGAATGGGTCAAGATCGACGGTAGCGTCGCGCTGGTCGGCATTACTGATCACGCGCAGTCCGAGCTGGGCGACATTGTTTTTGTGGAAATGCCGGCGGTCGGCAAAACTGTTACGCAAAACGGCGATTTTGGCGTGGTGGAATCGGTCAAGACCGTGTCCAATCTTTACGCGCCGCTGTCCGGCACGGTTTCAGCGATCAATCCGCTGCTGGAAAAATCGCCCGAGCTGGTCAACAAAGACCCTTACGGCGAGGGCTGGATCATCAAGCTCAAAGATTTTAATCCCGCTGAATTTTCCGCCCTGCTCGACGCGGCGCAGTACCAAGAAAAGATCGGCGAGTAAAAAATCCATGGCCTATTTTCCGCATACGGAAAACGATGTACAGGAGATGCTGCAAACCATTGGCGTAAAAAGCCTTGACGAACTCTTTGCCGCTGTGCCGGAAAAACTGAAAAATTTTGAATTCCCCGAATTTAAGCCAGTCTCTGAAATAGAGCTTCTGGCGGAGCTCAACGAATTGCGGCGCCAGCAGGCCGGCCAAACCGCTGTTTTTTTAGGCGGAGGACGCTACGATCATTACCTGCCGCCTGTCGTAGCAGCGCTGGCCGGCCGCTCGGAATTCTACACCGCTTATACGCCGTATCAGCCGGAGATCAGTCAGGGCACGCTGACCGCAATTTATGAATTTCAATCCATGATCTGCGAACTGACCGGATTGGACATCGCCAACGCTTCTCTCTATGACGGCGCGACGTCTCTGGCCGAGGCGGTCAGCATGGCGGTGGCCGCGACCGGACGGCTGGAATATGTCCTGGCCAATCCTCTGCATCCCAATTATCAGGCAGTTCTAAAAACTTACCTCGAACCGCGCCAGATCACCGCGCAAAAAAATATCACCGCAAACACCGCGGCGGTAATTTTTGCCCTGCCGGATTTTCACGGACTGCTCAGCAACTGGCAGGAATATTTGTCCAAAGCCCGGGAAAACGGCGCGCTGTTTATCGCCTACGCCGATCCGTTATTGCTCTCGGTCATTGAACCGCCGCCAGCGGACATCAGCGTCGGCGAAGCGCAGCCTCTGGGTCTGCCGCAAAATTACGGCGGGCCGGCTCTCGGCTATCTCGCCGCCAAAAAAGATTTTTTGCGCCAAATGCCCGGGCGTATCGTTGGCCGCACAGTGGACAATAGAGGCCAGCGGCCTTTTGTCCTGACCATGCAGACGCGCGAACAGCACATACGCCGCGAAAAAGCGACTTCGAATATCTGTTCCAATCAGGCGCTTTGCGCGCTCCTGGCTACGATATATATGTCCTACATGGGGGCGAGCGGCCTGCAAACCGCGGCCAAACTCTGCAAGGCCAGGACGGACTACGCCAAACAAAAGCTGGGCAATCTTCCGGGCTTTTCTGTGGACGAGGGCGAACACTTTCGGGATTTTGTCCTGCACTGTCCAGTCAGCGCGCAGGAAATAAACACGGTTCTTAGCAACTCTCCGCTCGGCTTGCCTCTGGACGGCAAAAATTTATTATTGAGTGTCACGGAAAAAACAACAAAGGAACAGATAAATAAATTGGCCGAGGAATTAAGATGAATAAATGCTGCCAAGCGCGTGATTCTCTGCGCGCGCAGGCGTGCCAGACGCAGGGGCGGATGGCAGAAAAATTAATCTTTGCCTATTCGCAAAAAGGCCGGAAAGCGCATACTTTGCCGGAAGCGCCGCCGGTTAATTTTGGTCTGCCGGAAAGAAAAATTTTGCGTCTGCCGGAAGTTTCGGAAAGCGACGTCGCGCGGCATTACACCAAACTTTCCCAGCAAAATTACGGCGTGGATAGCGGCTTTTATCCGCTTGGTTCCTGCACGATGAAATACAATCCTAAAATCAATGAACAAATCGCCGCGTTTGAGGAATTTACCGGCCTGAACCCCTCCGCGCCAGACCGCGCGGCGGCTGGATTGCTCAAAATACTTTACGAGACCGAGCAAATGCTTTGCCGGATTTTCGGCTATGCGCGATTTACCTTGCAGCCAGCGGCTGGCGCACACGGCGAATTTACCGGACTGCTGATCATCCGCGCTTATCATCTGGACAGAGGCGATACGCGGCGCACAAAAATTCTCATACCGGACGCGGCGCACGGCACTAATCCGGCCTCCTGCGTTCTGGCCGGGTTTCAAACAGTGACTATAAAATCCCGTCCTGACGGCGGCGTGGATCTGGACGATCTCCAAAAACACCTCGACGGTACGACCGCCGGCTTGATGCTGACCAATCCCAATACACTCGGGCTGTTTGAAAAAAATATTT from Candidatus Margulisiibacteriota bacterium encodes the following:
- a CDS encoding putative addiction module antidote protein — translated: MAKITLHDWDASKYLKSEEDIKYYLEAVFNDGTAEEIAEAIGNVARARRVMGKIAKHAKVNFTSLYRSLSRDGTPYFRTINHAVHSLGFRLSVTPA
- the gcvH gene encoding glycine cleavage system protein GcvH is translated as MSNIPAEFKYTAEHEWVKIDGSVALVGITDHAQSELGDIVFVEMPAVGKTVTQNGDFGVVESVKTVSNLYAPLSGTVSAINPLLEKSPELVNKDPYGEGWIIKLKDFNPAEFSALLDAAQYQEKIGE
- the gcvPA gene encoding aminomethyl-transferring glycine dehydrogenase subunit GcvPA; its protein translation is MAYFPHTENDVQEMLQTIGVKSLDELFAAVPEKLKNFEFPEFKPVSEIELLAELNELRRQQAGQTAVFLGGGRYDHYLPPVVAALAGRSEFYTAYTPYQPEISQGTLTAIYEFQSMICELTGLDIANASLYDGATSLAEAVSMAVAATGRLEYVLANPLHPNYQAVLKTYLEPRQITAQKNITANTAAVIFALPDFHGLLSNWQEYLSKARENGALFIAYADPLLLSVIEPPPADISVGEAQPLGLPQNYGGPALGYLAAKKDFLRQMPGRIVGRTVDNRGQRPFVLTMQTREQHIRREKATSNICSNQALCALLATIYMSYMGASGLQTAAKLCKARTDYAKQKLGNLPGFSVDEGEHFRDFVLHCPVSAQEINTVLSNSPLGLPLDGKNLLLSVTEKTTKEQINKLAEELR